In Nerophis ophidion isolate RoL-2023_Sa linkage group LG15, RoL_Noph_v1.0, whole genome shotgun sequence, the sequence tgacaaagtgtaatccactactccaggttggggttggacacatagctaaagacccatttcaatgaagaaagcatcgttactataagcacagaaaaaaagtgctggagcatgatgtgtacacattagattagatagattagatagtactttatttattccgtcaggagagttccttcaggaaaattaatattttcagcacaatcccattcaagatcagacaaacattacagggagacagaacaggatcgctgacgggtctgccggcttccagcgccccttacaaaaaaagatgagatacaggtaaacaagggggtggggggagaaaaaaatagaagattaaaataaaataaataaattaaaaaaaaaaaaatgatgcccccttcacatttctgactgccccctcataaaagcatgcctagaaccgcccctgataactagtaatatttacatattttgttcattttaagcaTACTGTCGTGTATTCATTTCACATAAgcatcacaatgtttgcttttaCCTTCAACAACATGACTTATTATGGCAGACGTCATGAGATACAACAAATTATGATCCAAAAATGATCAAGAACagttttgagcctgaatataaggaggatgacctatAAGTtctagaagctgtgtgctaaacagagccagctttagtgaaacactaagctattgctaagtgataaacaagaaatacaagctGTGACCATGATAAAACGATCACTTACCGTACAATGTCTGATCTCGCTGGTATGCCGACTGATCGGCTGTTCGAATTTTTCCgtttaaatcatgggtgtcaaactctggcccgccgtacgatttaatttggcccttgaggcaatatcaaattaacattagagctggcccgccggtactataaaggcactgcctttagcgttgtctacaatctgttgtcacgtccacttttactccatacaaacagcgtgccggccaagtcacatgatatatgtgacttgtacacacacttaagtgaatgccacgcatacttgctcaacagccatacaggtcagactgagggtggcggtataaacaactttaacactgttacaaatatgcgccacactgtgaacccacacactacaagaatgactaacacatttcgggagaacatccgcaccgtaacacaacagaacaaatacccagaaccccttgcagcactgactaccaccaaaacccgccccccaccaccaaccccacccatctcattattattttattttaagatttattagcctgtggaaaaatgtaatgttgatatttacctcagaaggctgcaaatagaaaagaggcattaaatgttttatttaaattgtatttatttgaccatttattttttttccgtttgttttttgaatgttgattttgcactattaagttatataattattgcttgttccatattcattgttcaagcaaatcagtgtagcaaactgagcaataattaacaatttattcatgcactttctcttgttacttcaaggcttgaatgtttgattcattcattattgttattttattttcaaatttattattagcctgtggacaaagtttattttgatatttacctcagaaggctgcaaatagaaaagaggcactcaatttttattaaaattttatttgatatgcaatttgttttttaattattattattattatttgaaactcgattttgcatgtcactataaagttatataagccttgcttgttcaatattcaatgcaaaacttgtttgggtgcctattaaaaggttaatttgttcaacacttggtccgtggctttgttcagtttcaaattttggcccactctgtatttgactttgacaccccttgtTTAGATGAACTAATCATAATGCtcacaaagggtaaaaaaaaaaaaaaaaggtgccccaaatgagcgtcttttcgtgtctttcttggcatctccaggtctaagttggatgtcaaagttgaataACTTTtcactttatcaatcaatcaatccatcaatcattcaatcaatcaatcaatgtttatttatatagccctaaatcacaagtgtctcaaagggctgcacaaaccacaacgacatccttggtacagagcccacataagagcaaggaaaaactcacacccagtgggacgtcggtgacaatgacaatgatgactatgagaaaccttggagaggaccgcatatgtgggcaaccccccctccctaggggaccgaaagcaatggatgtcgagcgagctCTGTGCTTTATGGCCACAACTTTCTTCTATCccggtgagaggcatgatttataatctagaatgatCTATTACCAAATCTGACTCCATGCAGAAGCTTCccggctcagtatgtcaatataacaGCATAAGGTatttagctctctgtgatcatggCACTattaaaagtagttcctcagcaTTAGCCCTTGTAATTACAAAAATTGTAAGTACTTTGTTAACGTTTAGGTCACGACATGTtattggagtattgttggtgttttttggatttttttttttagagggccTTATGGgcgcaatcaatcaatctatcaatgtttatttatttagccctgcatcacaagtgtctcaaagggctgcacaaaccacaacgacatccttggtagagcccacatgagggcaaggaaaattcacacccaatGGAACGTCGGTGGCAATAGAGTACGGCATTGTTTACCCACCTCGTACTTGCTGTATTTAAGACTTAGAatacaaaataacaataaaaacatgtgttcttgtctcacataggcaTTGTAAATGAAGGGCAGCATTcctaaaaaaagtgcagttcccctttaagaatgtgTTCCTTACGTTCTGAATGAGGGTCTCAACTATTTTGTACTGGTCCGGCATGTGCGTCACCATATGGGTCATGTTGTCTTCGGTGGTGCGCACCAGCGTGGGACCGAACACGATTGCCAGATTCCTTGGTTCCATCTAAAACAAGAAAAGAATTAGTCAATGTGCACAAGgttccaaaatgtaaaaaaaaaaaaaaaaagggttaccTTGTTTTTCTCTGAGTTGTCTGCTACGGTTTTTAGATGAGCCGAGAGGAACTTGAGCGTTTCATAGTGATGATCTGGCAACTCGTGAAGCTAAGAGAAGGCAATACTTGACATAAAGAAGAAGACGTAGACAAGGTATCTACACTAACAGGAAGTGAAAGGACCCACCAGCCTCTTAAGCACTTTGAGCCTCTCCACTGGGTCCTCTATCCTGTTTGCATCGATGAAGTCTGCATACCTATCTGGAGATCCAGACAAAACAGATGAACACCACTACACAGTTATAATTTACCCACTAGATACCTGAAAGAAGAGCGTACCATTGGTGAAGAGCGGCTCTGGGAGCTTTCGGAAGAAGGATTTAAGCAGACTGCTGATCACATTAAGGTCCCGCCATTTCTGGAAAAATACAACACGCTGATTAATGACTGGAAATAAAGAAGTAGCCGCAAAGGAATGCGGAAGCCAAGGACGTACATCATCCTGGATATCGATGTCGTTCATGCCCTTGTTATTCAACTCCTCCTGCATGTTGGAGATTGCGGCGTTGTTTCCCGGCACCCTGTAGATACCAGTGTACTCCAGCCCTCGCTCTTCCACTAACTTGCAGCAAACGTCCACGATCAGCGGCACAAACTacaccacaccaaacacatttaaaCTTTATCAAGAGCGAGGAGCAGAAATCAAGCTGGGAGACATCTTAGTCTGAAATCGGACCTTGTTGTTCTGTGCAGGAGGACAGTCGTCTAGTCTTACTCCAAAGGTGACCCCGGGAGATGGTTTCCTCTCAAAAGGTTTCCTCATCAGCCCCGGGATGCCCTTTCTCCATGTCCCTTTATCTTTAGGAGGGCTGGTGTCATCTGCAGGAAGAAACATTGCATTAGTGCAGAGCTCAATGaagagacacacacacgcacaaaataaagtgagttttaaatgagtgacttatatttatatagcgcttttctctaatgactcaaaatactttacatagtgaaacctatgatctaagttacatttacacgaGACATCGCACaacctttgtgcaagtttttcttctCCTGTTCCAGCTTGGGGGAGATTGGACTGTGAGCTTTAGCATCTCCTTTGCCCCCCAGCAGAGTTTGCCTAATGCTGAGCGACTGGCGAGACGATCTGGGCGACGCTTCCGTCTTGCTGCCTGTCGGGCTGTGGAAGAGACAAAACGTCCTTTGCAGGACTTCAGTCGGACCCATCTGAGGAACATCTGAGCTTCTCGTCTTTCTTGTCTTACCTCATTAAGGTGTTGTACTCCCTGATCTTCCGGCTGATGAGGTCATGGCTGGTGAAGGCCGCGTTCTACGAAAAAGGAAGGACACAAAGGGTAAAGTTGGAGGAAGAGGGGAACATCCCTTGTTGCCCCTCACAGGCAGTAACGGAACTCTACTACTTCCATGTGTCATGCGTAAGGCAGTTAGGATGCTATGGCAACCTGAGAGCCAGCGTTCTCTGcagtggacgctggttctcagtTGAACTAATTTCAGCTCCACACAGTTCCTTGACACTGAGGCTCACAGCTCGACATCTTGAAATTCAAATGCACAAATCAGACGATGTGCTAATAATTTCACCACCTTGGGGAACTTTTTTGAATTCTTGTTCCCCCCCAGTGTCTTGAGGCTATTGAGTCTTTTGTTCTAACCTCTTCGTCCAAGTTGCTGCTTTCCTGGATGACTCGGATCCAGGCCAGCATGTCCTCACGGTCCTCGGCTTGGAACAGGTATTCACAATCCGACGTAGTGAGCCGCAGAACATTTTTCCGCTTGGTGTCGCTGTAGGAGATGTCAATCAAAcaagccttgatgctgattgGTAGCGGCTCGTCCGTGGTTTGACAGTTGGCGTGCGCCTGTCCGTCTTTTTTGTCCTTGTACAGACAGAGGTAGTGGCCTCTCAGCACGGCGTACATCGGCTTCCAGGGCCGCATGCCGCTCCCGACGCGCTATGAAAGTAGGTCAGTTAGACAATTGGGTTTCAATGACGAGAATATAAACTCAAAGACACACCACTACACACCTTTCCTTTGTCTGTGTTCAGCTGTTTGAAATGCAAAGGACCCTCTCTAGTGGCGTCGCAAAAGATGTCAGATGATGAATCCCTCCTGGATCCGGAATCTTCTGAAGACCTGTCCATTGCCTGTGACGAGCGGGGAAAATGACAGCGTCTAATTTTACATCTATCCAAAGTGGATTTTGTTGGTGAAAAAACTGGATTTACCTTCCTGAGTCCTTTCAGCCCAGATATTAAGGACCTTCTAAATGACAGAGAACAAAATGTTCAACCCTGATCTAATCTGAAATTACAATGGGCCTGTTAGTTCCACGGTAAAACTCACCTTGTGCCTTCTTCCCGGTAGTTATCCAAGCCTTCATCGTACGACAAAGACCGCTCCGTTTTTCCTCCCGAATCCGACTCGATAATTGTGAGATGCAGGGAATCTATTAAAAAGGTCAAGTCAGCGCTTGTGATGCCGACAGCGTAATACgaaatttgtgaaaaaaaatatagacCGTGGTCATGTGACATCTGTCTGCGAATAAGGGGGGACGTAGCCGTGGGGCTTGGGGGTATGGTGGTGATGATGGGTGTTGTGGATATCACAGCAGAGGCAGGGATGTTGACCGTGTCCAGGTCCATGCTTGGACTCGAGGGTTCATCTGAGGACAGATGAAAACTTAACACACAAAATGACACCCTTTTACTAATAGACCCTGAAAAGCTAAAcccggtcatattttaataatagcaGCGGATTGCATCATCACTTTGTCTCAGGCCATCGTGACAACATTCTTGTGGTTTCAATGCGATGCGCTTCTTGTCTGCACTGCCCTACATGTATGTTTGAATGTTGTTACCTACACTTCGCTGTCATGTACGTCAAACGCCACATGTTTCTTTAAAATGCACactaaaaaaacaaagcaaagcAGTACTGCAATGTGTCTTACCTATGAAGGGGATAGAATCCAAGGAATCGTCCAAGTTGTGGGAGCCATACTTCCGCTGTGTGCCTCCCAGCCTTTTTAGATGTTTTTCCCTGCAGCTGTCCGTCCAACATGTCACTGCGTCAACAGAACCAGCCTTCACCAATATCTGCGACTTATAACTCCCTCCACCTTGGTTATCATTACCAGCAAAGACATATGACGGAGGGCGAGTGTGAGCAGCTCCTGAGTTTTTGTCCTTTCTTAGGACTACCACTGTAGCATCACGTCCTTCTACACCATCTAAAAGACCGCCATTGGTTGGTACAGAGGAGTTGGTGGAAGCTTCTCTGGCAATTGGATTTTGGATTACAGCTCCATTTGTAGTAGCAGAAGGAGAGGCATCAATGCCACTTGAACTCTGCGTGGACATTTTACATGATGGACCTGAACAAGAGGAGGACCTGGCCACCAAACCAACCTCTGCCCTGTTCTCCAGTTTTAGACTGTCAGCCCGACCCCTGAGCTCCAAATGCAGAGGGAATGGGTAGCCCATATGGTTTCCAGTTATTCTTTGGTCTTTCAGCAAGTCTGTGGTTTTCATGGAGGCAGTTGAGGGGTCTGAGATGGAATCTTTAACAGTTAAACGGGAGGGCCTTATAATGTTGCCATCAGATCTTAATGGTGGTCGAGAATCTGTCATACCTTTGCTACGTGGTCGATCAGCTAAAGGGGTGTTAGACAATCCACTTCTTTGTCCGTCCGAATCCTGTCCAGTGAGATTCCGACTGAGATACGGTAAAGTTCTTTGGCCTCCTCCCTGCCTGCTGGCTCTTGCTTCCTCCCCTTGGCAAAGTAAAAGTCTGTCCTCCAAGACAGTTCTTTCTCCAGAGCTGAGCACAAGTTGCTCTGTAGGCTGCTGGCCCAGATGATCATAAGACATTGCTCGAGGTTTAGTAATCCCTGCCGGGCTGGAAAAAGGTAGGGCATCTTGGGAAGCACTTCGCGGCCAGTTCCTGGTCCGCTCAGAGCACGCTCCAAGCCTCTCCTGGGACGCACTTCGTAAATGAGTGCTGTGATTGCTTCCATTCACTCCACGATCATTCGATGCGCTCCTACGTCTGACCTGAGAGACCATTAACTCTCTCTGACTGGCACATTGAGGGACCATTCGCTGCTGGCTGTAGGCAGAGCTGGAATTGGCAGCAGCACGCAAACTGTCTAAGCGTTCCTGAATGGTACGGCAGCCATAGGTGTGTAGCCTCTTGGTGTCTATGTAGTCCTTATAGGTGGTGTAGTTTCTCCAGTCTATGTTCTGATGAGGAGAGGTGGAGGGGGCTGTTGGAGATGGTGAATT encodes:
- the LOC133569333 gene encoding rho GTPase-activating protein 21 isoform X4; protein product: MSNLKVLDCMINNNWSLVCDLYCAWNNQAKQKDGPDQSDASFIASPGAEEEPFSWPGPKTLCLRRTSQGFGFTLRHFIVYPPESAVHNSLKDEENGSRGRQRSRLEPMDTIFVKQVKDGGPAHGAGLCTGDRIVKVNGESIIGKTYSQVIALIQNSDASLELCVMPKDEDILQLFSRDITALAYSQDAYLKGNVAYSGNAQNIPEPPPICYPRVEIKAAGKAEPLQPCTVNHTPRESTQKGYRVEIPVPPSPPALQTSKTALCVSNDKLRTAAIHPEQVDRGVQLARAGSSHRTEENQFCPSTENGSPLSRPLLSSLPESAQLQCPSFRLSEPSPHCPSPRPSPVYTDNVSSPLRASLNAASPDTFSPAISPKTNNNSPSPTAPSTSPHQNIDWRNYTTYKDYIDTKRLHTYGCRTIQERLDSLRAAANSSSAYSQQRMVPQCASQRELMVSQVRRRSASNDRGVNGSNHSTHLRSASQERLGACSERTRNWPRSASQDALPFSSPAGITKPRAMSYDHLGQQPTEQLVLSSGERTVLEDRLLLCQGEEARASRQGGGQRTLPYLSRNLTGQDSDGQRSGLSNTPLADRPRSKGMTDSRPPLRSDGNIIRPSRLTVKDSISDPSTASMKTTDLLKDQRITGNHMGYPFPLHLELRGRADSLKLENRAEVGLVARSSSCSGPSCKMSTQSSSGIDASPSATTNGAVIQNPIAREASTNSSVPTNGGLLDGVEGRDATVVVLRKDKNSGAAHTRPPSYVFAGNDNQGGGSYKSQILVKAGSVDAVTCWTDSCREKHLKRLGGTQRKYGSHNLDDSLDSIPFIDEPSSPSMDLDTVNIPASAVISTTPIITTIPPSPTATSPLIRRQMSHDHDSLHLTIIESDSGGKTERSLSYDEGLDNYREEGTRRSLISGLKGLRKAMDRSSEDSGSRRDSSSDIFCDATREGPLHFKQLNTDKGKRVGSGMRPWKPMYAVLRGHYLCLYKDKKDGQAHANCQTTDEPLPISIKACLIDISYSDTKRKNVLRLTTSDCEYLFQAEDREDMLAWIRVIQESSNLDEENAAFTSHDLISRKIREYNTLMSPTGSKTEASPRSSRQSLSIRQTLLGGKGDAKAHSPISPKLEQEKKNLHKDDTSPPKDKGTWRKGIPGLMRKPFERKPSPGVTFGVRLDDCPPAQNNKFVPLIVDVCCKLVEERGLEYTGIYRVPGNNAAISNMQEELNNKGMNDIDIQDDKWRDLNVISSLLKSFFRKLPEPLFTNDRYADFIDANRIEDPVERLKVLKRLLHELPDHHYETLKFLSAHLKTVADNSEKNKMEPRNLAIVFGPTLVRTTEDNMTHMVTHMPDQYKIVETLIQNYNWFFTEEGNGDPVTVSNQESAVESQPVPNIDHLLTNIGRTGTSQGEVSDSPTSDSARSKGSWGSGKDQSSRDLLVSSIFAAATRKRKKSKEKAQPSSSDDDLDAVFPRKEMPVQKADPHGETQKNQENDKELTPKAKRDHKHPSPNMSPNISYQGAPQGKASLSDPPSNTSDLGTMSSGASVPSSQPKRSTAELQAGSAVGVEAEVGSITSDYSTTSSVTFLTGAESLALSPELQGGEEADDERSELVSEGRPMETDSESDFPVFAPGGGSSQSTPCPVQEKPEGTGGAAKRDASTKMEGRRLFPTHKMIECDTLSRRWSLRQKTDSESSVEASSGERGQARAETSTRLSRVLEVMKKGRSTSSLSSSSRSESERSEPSWHLKITERLKLHLRTSADDMITQKSRAPDGRRRNNIRRRHTMGGQRDFAELAAINDWREQGGMDQTAELLAVDRLKPRRPSHEFNIRDLLSRERCRDGGVGEGGALPQSADVAPKAVPEDTDAQEAAPEQPPVNGKSKASPGDDAHPHKLSGTHVVRSRFYQYL
- the LOC133569333 gene encoding rho GTPase-activating protein 21 isoform X5 codes for the protein MMAARCCDSPQDNEENRPTAPSCEAKQKDGPDQSDASFIASPGAEEEPFSWPGPKTLCLRRTSQGFGFTLRHFIVYPPESAVHNSLKDEENGSRGRQRSRLEPMDTIFVKQVKDGGPAHGAGLCTGDRIVKVNGESIIGKTYSQVIALIQNSDASLELCVMPKDEDILQLFSRDITALAYSQDAYLKGNVAYSGNAQNIPEPPPICYPRVEIKAAGKAEPLQPCTVNHTPRESTQKGYRVEIPVPPSPPALQTSKTALCVSNDKLRTAAIHPEQVDRGVQLARAGSSHRTEENQFCPSTENGSPLSRPLLSSLPESAQLQCPSFRLSEPSPHCPSPRPSPVYTDNVSSPLRASLNAASPDTFSPAISPKTNNNSPSPTAPSTSPHQNIDWRNYTTYKDYIDTKRLHTYGCRTIQERLDSLRAAANSSSAYSQQRMVPQCASQRELMVSQVRRRSASNDRGVNGSNHSTHLRSASQERLGACSERTRNWPRSASQDALPFSSPAGITKPRAMSYDHLGQQPTEQLVLSSGERTVLEDRLLLCQGEEARASRQGGGQRTLPYLSRNLTGQDSDGQRSGLSNTPLADRPRSKGMTDSRPPLRSDGNIIRPSRLTVKDSISDPSTASMKTTDLLKDQRITGNHMGYPFPLHLELRGRADSLKLENRAEVGLVARSSSCSGPSCKMSTQSSSGIDASPSATTNGAVIQNPIAREASTNSSVPTNGGLLDGVEGRDATVVVLRKDKNSGAAHTRPPSYVFAGNDNQGGGSYKSQILVKAGSVDAVTCWTDSCREKHLKRLGGTQRKYGSHNLDDSLDSIPFIDEPSSPSMDLDTVNIPASAVISTTPIITTIPPSPTATSPLIRRQMSHDHDSLHLTIIESDSGGKTERSLSYDEGLDNYREEGTRRSLISGLKGLRKAMDRSSEDSGSRRDSSSDIFCDATREGPLHFKQLNTDKGKRVGSGMRPWKPMYAVLRGHYLCLYKDKKDGQAHANCQTTDEPLPISIKACLIDISYSDTKRKNVLRLTTSDCEYLFQAEDREDMLAWIRVIQESSNLDEENAAFTSHDLISRKIREYNTLMSPTGSKTEASPRSSRQSLSIRQTLLGGKGDAKAHSPISPKLEQEKKNLHKDDTSPPKDKGTWRKGIPGLMRKPFERKPSPGVTFGVRLDDCPPAQNNKFVPLIVDVCCKLVEERGLEYTGIYRVPGNNAAISNMQEELNNKGMNDIDIQDDKWRDLNVISSLLKSFFRKLPEPLFTNDRYADFIDANRIEDPVERLKVLKRLLHELPDHHYETLKFLSAHLKTVADNSEKNKMEPRNLAIVFGPTLVRTTEDNMTHMVTHMPDQYKIVETLIQNYNWFFTEEGNGDPVTVSNQESAVESQPVPNIDHLLTNIGRTGTSQGEVSDSPTSDSARSKGSWGSGKDQSSRDLLVSSIFAAATRKRKKSKEKAQPSSSDDDLDAVFPRKEMPVQKADPHGETQKNQENDKELTPKAKRDHKHPSPNMSPNISYQGAPQGKASLSDPPSNTSDLGTMSSGASVPSSQPKRSTAELQAGSAVGVEAEVGSITSDYSTTSSVTFLTGAESLALSPELQGGEEADDERSELVSEGRPMETDSESDFPVFAPGGGSSQSTPCPVQEKPEGTGGAAKRDASTKMEGRRLFPTHKMIECDTLSRRWSLRQKTDSESSVEASSGERGQARAETSTRLSRVLEVMKKGRSTSSLSSSSRSESERSEPSWHLKITERLKLHLRTSADDMITQKSRAPDGRRRNNIRRRHTMGGQRDFAELAAINDWREQGGMDQTAELLAVDRLKPRRPSHEFNIRDLLSRERCRDGGVGEGGALPQSADVAPKAVPEDTDAQEAAPEQPPVNGKSKASPGDDAHPHKLSGTHVVRSRFYQYL